One genomic window of Prochlorococcus marinus str. NATL2A includes the following:
- a CDS encoding AEC family transporter, giving the protein MEIILLLSELIPCLLIGYLLGRFKENLSLTISRPLISYGIPISLMGILLKSGLELPLIESAALALVAIGFLMTILNRLPSVNNLIQNRTLQLGSAFGNTGYFGIPVSLALLPDHALIYSIGFDLGATLVIWSLGPILLTDPSKVLSSNRYWKNFIKGIFSSPAVKGLIGALIIHSSPWDEQITYLLWIPSRVVIVLALVIVGMRLSWLRKANLSRIKNQITSIKNALIMKLVGLPVIMLIISSVIRLPSVMREALVLQAAAPTAISILLISQAASRDEKEATSLVVFSTITALISIPAWLLILRL; this is encoded by the coding sequence TTGGAAATAATCCTTCTTTTATCTGAATTAATACCATGTCTTTTAATAGGCTATTTACTCGGGCGATTTAAAGAAAATTTATCTCTAACGATTTCTCGTCCACTAATTAGCTATGGAATTCCTATCAGCTTGATGGGGATATTACTTAAGTCTGGACTAGAATTGCCCTTAATAGAATCTGCTGCATTAGCATTGGTAGCTATTGGCTTTTTAATGACTATATTAAATCGCCTTCCTAGTGTAAATAACCTTATACAAAACAGAACGCTTCAATTAGGGAGCGCATTTGGAAATACAGGGTATTTTGGAATACCAGTTTCACTAGCACTGCTTCCCGATCATGCTTTGATCTACAGCATTGGATTTGACCTCGGTGCGACATTAGTGATTTGGAGTCTCGGACCAATACTGTTAACAGATCCTTCAAAAGTTTTAAGTTCTAATAGATATTGGAAGAATTTCATAAAAGGAATATTTAGCAGTCCTGCTGTTAAAGGATTAATTGGCGCGTTAATTATTCATTCATCTCCATGGGATGAACAAATAACATACTTACTATGGATTCCATCAAGAGTTGTAATTGTTCTAGCACTGGTAATCGTTGGAATGCGTCTAAGTTGGCTAAGGAAAGCCAATCTTTCAAGAATAAAAAACCAAATAACATCCATAAAAAATGCATTAATCATGAAACTGGTTGGATTGCCAGTCATTATGTTGATCATTTCCTCAGTAATAAGATTACCCAGCGTCATGCGAGAGGCCTTAGTACTGCAAGCAGCTGCGCCAACAGCAATATCTATCTTATTAATCTCCCAAGCAGCCTCAAGAGATGAAAAGGAAGCAACCTCTCTTGTTGTTTTTAGTACGATCACCGCACTCATATCAATCCCAGCTTGGTTGTTGATTTTAAGATTGTAA